A DNA window from Drosophila pseudoobscura strain MV-25-SWS-2005 chromosome 2, UCI_Dpse_MV25, whole genome shotgun sequence contains the following coding sequences:
- the Mpi gene encoding mannose-6-phosphate isomerase, whose translation MELTGWVKNYDWGRKGINSAVAQLAMANDPDFTLNEEESYAEMWMGTHICGVSVVKETGETLDRVLKKDLPYLFKVLSISKALSIQVHPNKCEAERLHKERPEIYKDDNHKPELAIALTPFVALVGFQPVEDIRDFIDEFQPLSKLIGKEAVDKLHQSPSSETLKLCYEKLMNSKEADVAKCIKDIAKNYQRELKFNELLNVFNKVNADFPGDVGVLSLFFLNLVHLQPGQAIYLGANEIHAYLDGDCVECMACSDNVIRAGLTPKYKDVEQLIASVIFEGADAGRKLFLPYHIDENVQVYVPPVDDFAVIHVAIKHTVENYKLQIQPYGSILITLEGSRTLRVNTSAGLKEIVLTRGSIVYIPVEAAPEIEFAPAEDCGENFTCYIATYNYFRVA comes from the exons ATGGAGCTTACTGGATGGGTAAAAAACTATGATTGGGGACGCAAGGGGATCAACTCGGCCGTCGCCCAACTGGCCATGGCCAACGATCCGGACTTTACGCTGAATGAGGAGGAGAGCTATGCGGAAATGTGGATGGGCACACACATCTGTGGGGTGTCTGTGGTGAAGGAAACTGGCGAGACTTTGGATCGGGTGCTGAAAAAGGACTTGCCGTACCTGTTCAAGGTGCTGAGCATAAGCAAAGCTCTGAGCATACAAGTTCATCCAAATAAATGCGAGGCCGAACGCTTGCACAAGGAACGTCCAGAGATCTACAAGGACGACAATCACAAGCCAGAGTTGGCCATAGCTTTGACCCCGTTTGTGGCTCTAGTTGGATTCCAGCCCGTCGAGGACATTCGAGACTTTATTGACGAGTTCCAGCCCCTTTCAAAGCTCATCGGTAAGGAGGCTGTGGATAAACTGCATCAAAGTCCCAGTTCCGAGACCCTTAAACTGTGCTACGAGAAGCTGATGAATTCTAAAGAGGCTGACGTGGCCAAGTGCATTAAAGATATAGCCAAAAACTATCAGAGAG AACTGAAATTCAATGAGCTTCTGAACGTGTTCAACAAGGTAAACGCGGACTTTCCTGGGGATGTGGGCGTGCTATCGCTTTTCTTCTTGAATCTGGTACACTTGCAACCGGGCCAAGCCATTTACCTGGGTGCCAATGAGATCCACGCGTATCTGGACGGCGACTGCGTCGAGTGTATGGCCTGCTCGGACAATGTGATACGCGCTGGGCTCACGCCAAAGTATAAAGACGTAGAGCAGTTGATAGCCTCTGTCATCTTTGAGGGCGCAGACGCTGGCCGCAAGCTCTTCTTGCCCTATCACATTGACGAAAACGTCCAGGTGTACGTCCCACCCGTGGACGACTTTGCGGTGATTCATGTGGCCATTAAGCATACCGTTGAGAACTATAAGTTGCAAATTCAGCCATACGGATCCATTCTAATAACGCTTGAGGGCTCGCGCACATTGCGGGTGAACACCAGTGCCGGCCTCAAAGAGATTGTGTTGACGCGCGGCAGCATCGTTTACAT
- the Alg12 gene encoding probable Dol-P-Man:Man(7)GlcNAc(2)-PP-Dol alpha-1,6-mannosyltransferase isoform X1, with protein sequence MGVDMLVLLTAAAHLVYTPFTKVEESFNLQAMHDILYLRSNFTQYDHHEYPGVVPRTFIGPLVVSMLSAPFVLLFETLRLNKFWAQYVVRLVLAGAISLAWNNLRQAVTKIYGVEVRLWFTAITITQFHFMFYMTRPLPNIFALPIVLYAIAYWMRGQQKPFIVCSGIAILVFRSELALFLGLLLAINLLQRQLSIDRLLKIALPAGVCILAASVLVDSFFWRRLLWPEGEVLWYNTILNKSSNWGTSPFLWYFYSALPRAMGASLLFVPIGCVLEPRIRPLALSALVFVLLYSVLPHKELRFIIYVFPVLNIAAACACQRIWMNCAKSTWHSCLALGSVGHLLLNVFVTVFLLVISGTNYPGGAALSRLHRLESATPNVSVHIANLAAQSGVSRFMEIRDEWTYSKDESMNYTQAEIARYTHLLVEAKNKHNTELWSSLQDDFDTLEFVDCFNSIGIQYNSLLPVRVKTKPCIGILKKRATTPPAILKEKTKTKVKKTKVLEPKPVTADPVPTVEIPKENKVPEAKEDQFLNLDDDDGIVATVEETSIELNANIDPEVDTPDAPTKEINFLELRNLALGQASRTSRAATKLKIRQIIEQHYRAKGKDIENDSSETMPKTTGATGGRPGIRQSVKSIIKQEKIKEMIEQIATMDLTRICDLEKTSTKDCLKQVIDKIDDENTKTK encoded by the exons ATGGGCGTGGATATGCTGGTGCTTCTGACGGCGGCGGCCCATCTGGTCTACACGCCCTTTACCAAAGTGGAGGAGAGCTTTAACTTGCAGGCCATGCATGACATTTTGTACTTGCGCAGCAATTTCACTCAG TATGATCACCATGAGTATCCTGGCGTAGTACCCCGCACCTTTATTGGCCCGCTGGTGGTGTCAATGCTGTCGGCACCATTTGTGCTGCTCTTCGAGACTCTGAGGCTCAATAAGTTCTGGGCACAATATGTAG TGCGCCTTGTGTTAGCTGGAGCCATTTCCCTAGCTTGGAACAACCTGCGTCAGGCTGTGACAAAGATCTACGGGGTGGAGGTGCGTCTGTGGTTCACGGCCATAACAATAACGCAGTTTCATTTCATGTTCTACATGACGCGTCCACTGCCCAACATATTTGCTCTGCCCATAG TGCTCTATGCTATTGCTTATTGGATGCGCGGCCAACAGAAGCCATTCATTGTGTGCTCTGGCATTGCCATACTGGTCTTTCGATCGGAGTTGGCCCTTTTTTTGGGACTACTGCTAGCCATTAACTtactgcagcggcagctgtcCATTGATAG GCTGTTGAAGATTGCTTTGCCAGCGGGCGTTTGCATTTTGGCCGCCTCAGTGCTCGTGGACTCTTTCTTCTGGCGGCGCCTGCTCTGGCCCGAGGGTGAGGTACTATGGTATAATACCATTCTTAATAAGAGCTCAAACTGGGGCACGTCACCGTTCCTTTGGTACTTCTACTCGGCCCTGCCTCGGGCTATGGGAGCATCGTTATTATTTGTGCCAATCGGTTGTGTCCTAGAGCCCAGAATTCGTCCCTTGGCTTTGTCAGCGCTGGTTTTTGTACTGCTCTACTCTGTACTTCCCCACAAAGAGCTGCGTTTcatcatatatgtatttcctGTGCTGAACATAGCCGCAGCTTGCGCCTGCCAACGCAT ATGGATGAACTGTGCCAAGTCGACGTGGCATAGCTGCCTGGCTTTGGGGTCCGTCGGTCATCTTCTACTAAATGTCTTTGTCACCGTGTTTTTGCTTGTCATTTCGGGAACAAACTATCCGGGCGGAGCGGCCCTGTCTCGGCTGCATCGCTTGGAGAGCGCCACCCCTAATGTGTCGGTACACATTGCCAACTTGGCTGCCCAAAGTGGAGTGTCCCGTTTCATGGAAATTCGTGATGAATGGACCTACAGCAAGGATGAGTCTATGAATTACACCCAAGCTGAAATAGCCAGATATACCCATCTTTTGGTGGAAGCCAAAAACAAGCATAACACGGAGCTATGGTCATCGCTGCAGGATGATTTCGACACCTTGGAGTTTGTCGATTGCTTCAACAGCATCGGCATACAATACAATTCCCTGTTGCCGGTTCGAGTTAAGACAAAGCCTTGCATAGGCATCCTCAAGAAACGGGCAACGACGCCGCCGGCAATACTGaaagagaaaaccaaaacaaaagtaaaaaagACAAAAGTGCTGGAGCCTAAACCAGTAACAGCAGATCCAGTGCCTACAGTGGAGATCCCCAAGGAAAATAAAGTGCCTGAAGCCAAGGAGGACCAGTTTCTAAATctggatgatgatgacggCATTGTGGCGACTGTGGAAGAGACCTCCATTGAGCTCAATGCCAACATTGATCCTGAGGTTGACACACCCGATGCTCCAACTAAGGAGATCAATTTTCTGGAACTACGAAACCTGGCCCTGGGACAAGCCTCGCGAACATCGCGGGCGGCAACCAAGCTGAAGATACGCCAGATTATCGAGCAGCACTATCGCGCCAAGGGCAAGGATATCGAAAACGACTCCTCGGAGACGATGCCAAAGACCACAGGTGCCACTGGCGGGCGACCAGGAATAAGACAGTCTGTAAAATCAATAATTAAGCAGGAAAAAATCAAAGAGATGATTGAGCAGATTGCAACAATGGACCTCACGCGCATCTGCGATTTGGAAAAGACGTCAACGAAGGACTGTTTAAAACAGGTAATAGACAAAATAGACGACGAGAACACGAAAACCAAATGA
- the Tti1 gene encoding TELO2-interacting protein 1 homolog codes for MMHLERYVTRIKPAIEGFINDPRKDTLSLVEREIEGFNFGEMRIYQVQTVVPLVVKLNDLTGESQELRTGLMNCLRNIVSHSYLADEKGLRSILVVVLQQIRDSKGAVMRPNLSEEIKLAAVLCIHEALSRCTTDVLEAFYTNETVVVIGQILLTLLEIIEAEKYRKLVKAALQCLMVLFYVHNESDRCDVVLRSQVANTIFIFLPKVLIVLFKASLKDEKVGETIKSMSIQALGRIICIMFEETTEEFKKLRYDVKAFRNLFNNSKDCPAEACEYNYFGNKSSTAEEKEERLHQMQKDRRSLSWVMATSRRIRPILVETSILRAHTSPSVRSTYAEMCCLLLTDCAHNLRSNFIHILESVLALSEDDDRKISQLCKDTLLQLQQQPNSQHIFDENAELLLDAHLNKWPRVLHRGEDNEQFAELLFLKGFLRNVNAEKLQLFFLVPKNLEMFVTCLLTALDMRTTRDLLNEEYSLRRIQDGKSKELAAEFVKLPWRQFKHVSSKRTVDILSDIAALLGAEPAINRIIFDYCQDLVLQRSSAMNESILLLTMMVSPQAKTARESRLVLAELLLEQILRDEHWSLALQPDAAWRLKVDKPTQWFEDRTPGLYSSAIEVRTQDCDSDDEQTEVVHSRVSIADAQFNVLHTCLILDAVGHCAKFIGDTFDRHIFLSLHRVLLKLASSNTFVHHAATFAFVSMQLALKYAEPSHFIECSTDYITFHLNALLKRSPESTAAVDILTVVLQYSSRLNVPHLDSIFQTIREECSKSHQTGNVQSYLRVFNAFLKHVSHWHSNTTAEINAEQPPMQVDEDQSVLSTWLHVLEKPQLLQDENADINMDEPVAEDLPESDTEPEPIKPVLPRHIEIIKDILGQVIKFVSTAEQSQQIVALECFASGVPLLADYENELLPLVHLIWRPLVEKFRQKDALVLNRCFTLLHLLGIHAKDFIAKRSLSDVIPQLKQFLKVASVHSKSETPLAQTQEYKLQLLLLQSLGDLILGLQLEGKHLHDLLTTVALYLSQAQPPELQTLARKFFLQLAVYNGPFVYVTLLQRAHLKDSKTNVSQIFGSMGFRIASEADLQ; via the exons ATGATGCACTTAGAGAGGTATGTGACTCGTATAAAGCCTGCAATAGAAGGCTTTATTAACGACCCCAGAAAGGACACGTTGTCGCTGGTAGAAAGAGAAATCGAGGGATTCAACTTTGGGGAAATGCGCATATACCAGGTTCAGACCGTGGTTCCCCTGGTGGTCAAGCTCAATGATCTAACCGG GGAGAGCCAGGAGTTGCGCACCGGCCTGATGAACTGCTTGAGGAACATAGTCTCGCACTCGTATCTGGCCGATGAGAAGGGGCTGCGCTCCATACTGGTCGTGGTGCTACAACAAATACGAGACTCCAAAGGAGCCGTCATGCGGCCAAATCTCTCCGAGGAAATTAAGCTGGCCGCAGTTCTATGCATACACGAGGCACTTAGTCGCTGTACAACGGATGTGCTTGAGGCATTCTACACAAACGAGACGGTAGTGGTCATTGGGCAGATATTGCTCACGCTGCTCGAAATCATTGAGGCTGAGAAATATCGTAAGCTAGTCAAGGCAGCTCTGCAATGCCTGATGGTCCTTTTTTACGTCCACAATGAGTCGGATCGTTGCGATGTGGTGCTGCGCAGCCAGGTGGCAAATACAATATTCATTTTCCTACCCAAAGTTCTTATTGTATTGTTTAAAGCGTCTTTGAAAGATGAAAAAGTCGGCGAGACCATTAAATCG ATGTCTATTCAGGCATTGGGGCGAATCATCTGCATCATGTTTGAAGAAACTACTGAGGAGTTCAAAAAGCTGCGCTATGACGTGAAAGCCTTCAGAAATCTGTTCAACAACTCTAAGGACTGTCCGGCTGAGGCCTGCGAGTACAACTATTTTGGCAACAAGAGTTCCACGGCCGAAGAGAAAGAGGAGCGCCTGCATCAAATGCAGAAGGACCGGCGTTCTCTTTCTTGGGTGATGGCCACTTCGCGACGCATTCGACCTATTCTTGTGGAAACGAGCATCCTGCGTGCCCACACGTCGCCCAGTGTGCGCAGCACCTATGCTGAAATGTGCTGCCTGCTTCTCACAGACTGTGCCCACAATCTGCGAAGCaactttatacatatattggaGAGCGTGTTGGCCCTTTCCGAGGACGACGACCGGAAGATATCCCAGTTGTGTAAGGACACCcttttgcagctgcagcagcagcccaacaGCCAGCATATATTCGATGAGAATGCAGAGCTACTGCTCGATGCCCACCTCAACAAATGGCCACGCGTTTTGCACCGCGGTGAAGACAACGAGCAGTTCGCTGAGCTGCTTTTCTTGAAGGGATTTCTGCGCAACGTCAATGCGGAAAAGCTGCAGTTGTTTTTCCTGGTTCCAAAAAACCTTGAAATGTTCGTTACATGTTTGTTAACAGCGCTCGATATGCGCACAACCCGCGATCTTTTGAACGAGGAGTACTCACTGCGTCGCATCCAAGACGGAAAATCCAAAGAGCTGGCAGCCGAATTCGTGAAGTTGCCTTGGCGTCAGTTCAAGCATGTCAGCTCAAAGCGCACTGTAGATATTCTATCGGACATTGCAGCGTTGCTGGGCGCTGAGCCGGCCATAAATCGGATCATCTTCGATTACTGCCAGGATCTAGTACTGCAGAGATCTTCGGCCATGAATGAGTCTATTTTACTCTTAACAATGATGGTGTCGCCGCAAGCAAAGACAGCACGCGAAAGTCGCCTAGTTCTGGCTGAACTTTTGCTTGAGCAGATCCTCCGCGACGAACACTGGAGCTTGGCACTGCAGCCGGACGCGGCCTGGCGCCTCAAGGTCGACAAG CCCACGCAATGGTTTGAGGACCGCACACCCGGTCTCTACTCGTCCGCTATCGAGGTGCGTACCCAAGACTGTGATTCGGATGACGAGCAGACTGAGGTTGTCCACAGTCGTGTGAGCATTGCGGATGCCCAATTTAATGTGCTGCACACTTGCCTAATTCTGGATGCGGTGGGACATTGCGCAAAGTTCATTGGCGACACCTTCGACCGCCATATATTCTTGAGTTTGCACAGAGTGCTGCTAAAATTAGCCAGCAGTAATACCTTCGTCCACCATGCAGCCACATTTGCCTTTGTGTCCATGCAGTTGGCACTAAAATACGCAGAGCCCTCGCATTTCATAGAGTGCTCGACAGACTATATCACCTTTCATTTAAATGCTTTGCTCAAGAGG TCACCAGAGAGCACCGCTGCCGTGGACATTCTCACCGTGGTCTTGCAGTATAGCAGCCGGCTCAATGTTCCTCATCTGGACAGCATATTCCAGACCATTCGCGAGGAGTGTTCCAAGTCTCATCAGACGGGCAATGTTCAGTCTTATCTGCGCGTATTTAATGCATTCCTAAAGCATGTCAGCCACTGGCATAGCAACACAACGGCGGAGATTAATGCCGAGCAGCCACCCATGCAGGTTGATGAGGATCAGAGCGTGTTGAGCACTTGGCTTCATGTTCTTGAAAAGCCACAGCTCCTACAAGATGAAAACGCCGACATCAACATGGACGAACCGGTGGCGGAAGACTTGCCGGAGTCCGATACAGAGCCGGAACCTATAAAGCCCGTTCTACCACGACATATTGAAATCATAAAAGATATTCTAGGACAAGTCATAAAGTTTGTCTCGACTGCTGAGCAGTCGCAGCAGATTGTCGCCCTGGAATGTTTTGCCAGTGGTGTGCCACTTCTGGCCGATTATGAGAACGAACTCCTGCCACTAGTACATCTCATTTGGCGGCCGCTCGTGGAGAAGTTTCGGCAGAAGGACGCCTTGGTGCTGAACCGTTGTTTCACATTGTTGCATCTGCTTGGGATCCATGCGAAGGATTTTATAGCGAAACGAAGCCTCAG CGATGTCATACCTCAACTGAAGCAGTTCCTCAAGGTGGCCAGCGTGCATAGCAAGAGCGAAACCCCGCTAGCCCAAACTCAGGAGTACAAGCTgcaactgttgttgctgcagagCTTGGGAGACCTTATACTAGGCTTGCAGCTGGAAGGGAAACATCTGCACGATCTGCTGACCACTGTGGCGCTGTACCTGTCTCAGGCCCAACCCCCAGAGCTGCAGACGTTGGCACGAAAATTTTTCCTCCAGCTGGCTGTCTATAATGGCCCCTTTGTATATGTAACATTGCTCCAGCGGGCACACCTCAAAGATAGCAAGACAAATGTCAGCCAGATCTTTGGTTCCATGGGCTTTAGAATAGCCAGCGAAGCAGACTTGCAGTAA
- the Rpt3R gene encoding 26S proteasome regulatory subunit 6B has protein sequence MKDLALFHNKNLQNYAGLEIKDLYVIYKKLQMELELIQVQEDYIIEEQRNLKKEFIHAQEEVKRIKAVPLVIGQFLEPVDSNNGIVASTTGSNYYVRVLSTIDREQLKPSASVALHKQSNCLVDLVPPEADSTISMLSADEKPDVSYSDIGGLDMQKQEIREAVELPLTHAHLYKQIGIDPPRGVLLYGPPGCGKTMLAKAVAHHTTANFISVVGSEFVQKYLGEGPRMVRDLFRLAKQNCPSVIFIDEIDAIATKRFDAQTGADREVQRILLELLNQMDGFDETTNVKVIMATNRADTLDPALLRPGRMDRKIEFPLPDRRQKRLVFTTITSKMNLGEDVDLEDIIARPDKISNADINAICQEAGMHAVRENRYVVNAKDLEKGYKASVRKDEAQHEFYN, from the exons aTGAAAGACCTCGCATTGTTTCACAACAAGAATTTGCAAAATTACGCAGGTTTAGAAATCAAGGATCTATATGTGATATACAAGAAACTGCAGATGGAGTTGGAGCTTATCCAGGTGCAAGAAGATTACATTATAGAGGAGCAACGTAATTTGAAGAAGGAATTCATACACGCCCAGGAGGAGGTGAAGCGTATAAAAGCAGTACCCTTGGTTATTGGCCAGTTTCTAGAGCCAGTTGATTCAAACAATGGCATCGTAGCTTCTACCACTGGCTCAAACTACTATGTCCGTGTTCTGTCTACCATTGATAGAGAGCAACTGAAGCCGTCGGCATCGGTGGCCCTGCACAAGCAGAGCAACTGTTTGGTGGATTTGGTACCGCCAGAGGCTGACAGCACCATCTCTATGCTATCGGCGGATGAGAAGCCCGATGTGAGCTACTCGGACATTGGTGGTCTCGACATGCAGAAGCAAGAGATTCGCGAGGCGGTTGAGCTGCCACTCACGCATGCTCATCTTTATAAGCAAATTG GCATTGACCCTCCTCGTGGCGTCCTACTTTACGGCCCGCCGGGATGCGGCAAGACTATGCTGGCCAAGGCTGTGGCACACCACACAACCGCCAACTTTATAAGTGTTGTGGGCTCGGAGTTTGTTCAGAAGTACTTGGGCGAGGGGCCACGTATGGTGCGCGACCTTTTCCGCCTGGCAAAGCAGAATTGTCCGTCGGTCATCTTTATTGATGAAATCGATGCCATCGCCACCAAGCGCTTTGACGCACAAACGGGCGCAGATCGCGAAGTTCAGCGCATACTGCTAGAGCTTCTCAACCAAATGGACGGCTTCGATGAAACAACCAACGTTAAGGTGATTATGGCCACTAACCGGGCTGACACTCTAGATCCAGCTCTGCTCCGTCCGGGGCGCATGGACCGTAAGATAGAGTTTCCCTTGCCAGATCGTCGTCAGAAGCGTTTGGTCTTCACGACCATAACCTCCAAAATGAATCTGGGGGAGGACGTTGACTTGGAGGACATAATAGCACGTCCCGACAAGATATCCAACGCAGACATTAATGCCATATGCCAGGAGGCCGGCATGCATGCCGTTCGTGAGAATCGTTATGTCGTCAATGCAAAGGATTTGGAAAAAGGCTACAAAGCAAGCGTGCGCAAGGATGAGGCCCAGCACGAGTTCTacaattaa
- the Alg12 gene encoding probable Dol-P-Man:Man(7)GlcNAc(2)-PP-Dol alpha-1,6-mannosyltransferase isoform X2 yields MFYMTRPLPNIFALPIVLYAIAYWMRGQQKPFIVCSGIAILVFRSELALFLGLLLAINLLQRQLSIDRLLKIALPAGVCILAASVLVDSFFWRRLLWPEGEVLWYNTILNKSSNWGTSPFLWYFYSALPRAMGASLLFVPIGCVLEPRIRPLALSALVFVLLYSVLPHKELRFIIYVFPVLNIAAACACQRIWMNCAKSTWHSCLALGSVGHLLLNVFVTVFLLVISGTNYPGGAALSRLHRLESATPNVSVHIANLAAQSGVSRFMEIRDEWTYSKDESMNYTQAEIARYTHLLVEAKNKHNTELWSSLQDDFDTLEFVDCFNSIGIQYNSLLPVRVKTKPCIGILKKRATTPPAILKEKTKTKVKKTKVLEPKPVTADPVPTVEIPKENKVPEAKEDQFLNLDDDDGIVATVEETSIELNANIDPEVDTPDAPTKEINFLELRNLALGQASRTSRAATKLKIRQIIEQHYRAKGKDIENDSSETMPKTTGATGGRPGIRQSVKSIIKQEKIKEMIEQIATMDLTRICDLEKTSTKDCLKQVIDKIDDENTKTK; encoded by the exons ATGTTCTACATGACGCGTCCACTGCCCAACATATTTGCTCTGCCCATAG TGCTCTATGCTATTGCTTATTGGATGCGCGGCCAACAGAAGCCATTCATTGTGTGCTCTGGCATTGCCATACTGGTCTTTCGATCGGAGTTGGCCCTTTTTTTGGGACTACTGCTAGCCATTAACTtactgcagcggcagctgtcCATTGATAG GCTGTTGAAGATTGCTTTGCCAGCGGGCGTTTGCATTTTGGCCGCCTCAGTGCTCGTGGACTCTTTCTTCTGGCGGCGCCTGCTCTGGCCCGAGGGTGAGGTACTATGGTATAATACCATTCTTAATAAGAGCTCAAACTGGGGCACGTCACCGTTCCTTTGGTACTTCTACTCGGCCCTGCCTCGGGCTATGGGAGCATCGTTATTATTTGTGCCAATCGGTTGTGTCCTAGAGCCCAGAATTCGTCCCTTGGCTTTGTCAGCGCTGGTTTTTGTACTGCTCTACTCTGTACTTCCCCACAAAGAGCTGCGTTTcatcatatatgtatttcctGTGCTGAACATAGCCGCAGCTTGCGCCTGCCAACGCAT ATGGATGAACTGTGCCAAGTCGACGTGGCATAGCTGCCTGGCTTTGGGGTCCGTCGGTCATCTTCTACTAAATGTCTTTGTCACCGTGTTTTTGCTTGTCATTTCGGGAACAAACTATCCGGGCGGAGCGGCCCTGTCTCGGCTGCATCGCTTGGAGAGCGCCACCCCTAATGTGTCGGTACACATTGCCAACTTGGCTGCCCAAAGTGGAGTGTCCCGTTTCATGGAAATTCGTGATGAATGGACCTACAGCAAGGATGAGTCTATGAATTACACCCAAGCTGAAATAGCCAGATATACCCATCTTTTGGTGGAAGCCAAAAACAAGCATAACACGGAGCTATGGTCATCGCTGCAGGATGATTTCGACACCTTGGAGTTTGTCGATTGCTTCAACAGCATCGGCATACAATACAATTCCCTGTTGCCGGTTCGAGTTAAGACAAAGCCTTGCATAGGCATCCTCAAGAAACGGGCAACGACGCCGCCGGCAATACTGaaagagaaaaccaaaacaaaagtaaaaaagACAAAAGTGCTGGAGCCTAAACCAGTAACAGCAGATCCAGTGCCTACAGTGGAGATCCCCAAGGAAAATAAAGTGCCTGAAGCCAAGGAGGACCAGTTTCTAAATctggatgatgatgacggCATTGTGGCGACTGTGGAAGAGACCTCCATTGAGCTCAATGCCAACATTGATCCTGAGGTTGACACACCCGATGCTCCAACTAAGGAGATCAATTTTCTGGAACTACGAAACCTGGCCCTGGGACAAGCCTCGCGAACATCGCGGGCGGCAACCAAGCTGAAGATACGCCAGATTATCGAGCAGCACTATCGCGCCAAGGGCAAGGATATCGAAAACGACTCCTCGGAGACGATGCCAAAGACCACAGGTGCCACTGGCGGGCGACCAGGAATAAGACAGTCTGTAAAATCAATAATTAAGCAGGAAAAAATCAAAGAGATGATTGAGCAGATTGCAACAATGGACCTCACGCGCATCTGCGATTTGGAAAAGACGTCAACGAAGGACTGTTTAAAACAGGTAATAGACAAAATAGACGACGAGAACACGAAAACCAAATGA
- the PpD3 gene encoding serine/threonine-protein phosphatase 5, with amino-acid sequence MSSSKLETQQVAGESYQKQPGAANAEITDSKEPESVLEEGGPKNDQDFAAAEQYKNQGNDLLKTKEFTKAIDMYTKAIDLYPNSAVYYANRSLAHLRQESFGYALQDGVSAVKADPGYLKGYYRRAAAHMSLGKFKQALCDFEFVAKCRPNDKDAKLKFTECTKIVKMRAFERAIAVDKPEKTLSEMYRDMETITIEDDYKGPQLEDGKVTLQFMKDLMEHYKGQKRLHRKFAYKILCEIDTYMRAQPSLVDITVKDEDKFTICGDIHGQFYDLMNIFDINGLPSEKNPYLFNGDFVDRGSFSVECIFTLFGFKLLYPNHFFLSRGNHESINMNQMYGFTGEVTAKYTSTMADIFTQVFNWLPLCHCINQKILVMHGGLFSSDNVTLDNIRRIERNCQPPEEGLMCELLWSDPQQWMGRGPSKRGVGIQFGPDVTEAFCKLNNLDYIIRSHEVKDMGYEVAHNGQCITVFSAPNYCDTMGNMGAFITITGNDMKPNYTSFKAVPHPDVKPMAYANSLMHWLA; translated from the exons ATGTCTTCGTCCAAGCTAGAAACACAGCAAGTGGCTGGCGAAAGCTACCAAAAACAGCCGGGCGCAGCTAACGCGGAGATTACGGACAGCAAGGAACCAGAATCGGTATTAGAAGAGGGCGGCCCAAAAAATGATCAAGATTTTGCCGCGGCCGAGCAGTACAAAAATCAGGGAAATGATTTGCTCAAAA CCAAGGAATTTACAAAAGCCATCGACATGTATACCAAAGCCATAGACCTGTATCCCAACAGCGCGGTTTATTATGCCAACCGATCGTTGGCTCATCTGCGCCAGGAAAGCTTTGGCTATGCCCTGCAGGACGGTGTGTCGGCGGTAAAAGCAGATCCTGGATACCTGAAGGGATACTACCGTCGGGCAGCGGCACATATGTCGCTGGGAAAGTTCAAGCAGGCGCTATGCGACTTTGAATTT GTAGCCAAGTGCAGACCCAATGACAAGGATGCTAAGCTCAAATTCACGGAGTGCACGAAGATTGTGAAAATGCGTGCCTTCGAGCGGGCCATTGCAGTTGACAAGCCCGAAAAAACGCTCTCAGAGATGTACAGGGACATGGAAACCATAA CTATTGAGGATGACTACAAAGGACCACAACTGGAGGATGGAAAAGTAACCTTGCAGTTTATGAAGGATCTGATGGAGCATTACAAGGGACAAAAGCGTTTGCATCGCAAATTCGCCTACAAA ATACTCTGCGAAATTGATACTTACATGCGAGCCCAGCCCTCTCTGGTGGACATCACTGTGAAGGATGAGGATAAGTTTACGATTTGCGGTGACATACACGGCCAGTTCTATGATTTGATGAACATATTCGATATAAATGGTCTGCCATCCGAGAAGAATCCCTATTTGTTCAATGGTGACTTTGTGGACAGAGGCTCCTTTTCTGTGGAATGCATTTTCACGTTGTTTGGCTTCAAACTGCTTTATCCCAATCATTTCTTCTTATCCCGCG GTAACCATGAGAGTATCAATATGAACCAAATGTACGGGTTCACGGGCGAGGTAACAGCTAAATACACTAGCACCATGGCGGACATATTCACGCAAGTGTTCAACTGGCTGCCACTGTGCCACTGCATCAATCAGAAGATACTGGTGATGCACGGCGGCCTCTTTTCCTCGGATAATGTCACACTGGACAACATCAGGAGAATCGAGCGAAACTGTCAGCCACCCGAGGAGGGACTCATGTGCGAATTGTTGTGGTCCGATCCACAGCAATGGATGGGCCGAGGGCCGTCCAAGCGCGGTGTCGGCATACAGTTTGGCCCAGATGTAACTGAAGCATTCTGTAAGCTGAATAACTTGGACTATATCATACGCAGCCACGAAGTCAAGGATATGGGCTACGAGGTGGCCCACAACGGACAATGCATCACCGTCTTCTCTGCCCCGAACTATTG TGATACTATGGGCAATATGGGCGCATTTATTACAATTACGGGTAACGACATGAAACCAAATTACACATCATTCAAGGCTGTG cCACATCCCGATGTCAAGCCGATGGCCTATGCCAACAGCTTAATGCACTGGCTGGCGTAG